A region from the Chionomys nivalis chromosome 22, mChiNiv1.1, whole genome shotgun sequence genome encodes:
- the LOC130864832 gene encoding 60S ribosomal protein L32-like: protein MAALRPLMKPKIVKKRTKKFIRHQSDRYVKIKRNWRKPRGIDNRVRRRFKGQILMPNIGYGSNKKTKHMLPSGFRKFLVHNVKELEVLLMCNKSYCAEIAHNVSSKNRKAIVERAAQLAIRVTNPNARLRSEENE from the coding sequence ATGGCTGCCCTCCGGCCTCTGATGAAGCCCAAGATCGTCAAAAAGAGGACCAAGAAGTTCATCCGGCACCAGTCAGACCGATATGTCAAGATTAAGCGAAACTGGCGGAAACCCAGAGGTATTGACAACAGGGTGCGGAGAAGATTCAAGGGCCAGATCCTGATGCCCAACATTGGTTATGGGagcaacaagaaaaccaagcacaTGCTGCCTAGCGGCTTCCGGAAGTTTCTGGTCCACAATGTCAAGGAGCTGGAGGTGCTGCTGATGTGCAACAAGTCTTACTGTGCTGAGATTGCTCACAATGTTTCCTCCAAGAACCGAAAAGCCATCGTGGAAAGAGCAGCACAGCTGGCCATCAGAGTCACCAATCCCAACGCCAGGCTGCGCAGCGAAGAGAATGAGTAG